The stretch of DNA TCTGAAACAACCTTGGGAAAGAAAGCCAAGGGAATCAAACTTCCAGACATAAAAGCCACTATGGAAGTCTTGAGTAGATTGGAACCCCAAAGATTTTTAAACACGAAGGCAGAAAATCCAAAGCAGATATTAAAGAAAAAGTTAATCAGATAGGCCAGCGTTAAACTAAAAAGATAAAGGACAGTTAATCCCAGCACTTCTACAATCCCTTGCCCAGATAAGATTTTCATCAAAACAATGACACTTAAAAATGGTAGTCCAACGCTGATAAAAATCAACCACTTGGAACCAAGCTCAGTGAAAAGATAGGAGGCTGCAAAATGCACTGGTCTCAACAAGCGCATGATAATAGAGCCATCCTTGACCTCCTCCCCAATCATAAAGGACGAATCGGATCTAGTCAGAAGATTGGTCACAAAACTCATAATGATGTAGAGGGTGATATCTGCCATACTAAAACCCTGAATCAAGGACTCTTGCGAAGAATCAAAGACAGCCTTCCAGAGATAAAAAGCCACAAAAGCACCCATGACATCGCCGATCCGATAGAGAATAAAGTTGACTCGATAGGTAATCAATTCCTGAACACCTGCATTGATAAAGGGTTTATAACGTCTCCACAATTTGACCATCTTAGAGCTCCTTTCGGTAGAAGCGGCGGATAATATCTTCAATATCCGTATCCATCATCTTCAAGTCGCGGATTTCAAAATCAGACAGGGTTTGCTTGATAATATCAGCTGACTGGTAGCGAGAACTATCGAATTCAATGTTGAGACTATTCCCTTGTCTATCAATGGCCATATCCGAAAAGCCTTCATAGTGAGAAACTAGATGACTTTGACCTGGTAGCAGTTCAAAGGAGAGAGTCTTCATCTTGCCAAATGTATCCTTAAGCTGGCTAACCGTTCCATCAAAAATCTCTTGCCCCTTGTCAATCATAAAAATCCGATCACAGAGCTGCTCAATGTCGCTCAGGTCGTGAGTGGTCAAGAGAATGGTTGTCTCTTCCTCTTGATTGATTTGGGTAATAGCCCGACGAATGTTATCCTTGACCGAAACGTCCAAACCAATGGTCGGCTCATCTAAAAAGAGAACCTTGGGATTGTGAAGCAAGGAAGCCGCAATATCCGCCCGCATCCTTTGACCCAGTGAAAGAGTCCGCACGGGATCCTTGATAAAGTCCTTCAAATCCAAGACTTCATTCAAAAAGTCCATACGCTTATGGAAGAGCGAGTCTGGTACATCATAAATCTCCTTTAAAACCGTGTAGGTCTCTTGCAGTGCCAAATCCCACCATAGCTGGGTTCGTTGTCCAAAAACTACGCCAATATCTTTGACATAATCTTGACGATTGTCCTGGGGAATCTTGCCATTAATCCGACAAAAACCAGATGTCGGTTTCAAAATTCCTGTCAGCATTTTAATGGTTGTCGACTTCCCTGCACCATTGGCCCCGATAAATCCTAAAATTTGCCCCTTGGGAACCTCAAAGGTCAAATCTTTGACCGCTTCAAAGGTCTGTTTTTCAGGATGAATAAAGGAGCGTAATGCCCCCTTCAACCCCGGTTCCTTAACAGTCTTCACAAAATTTTTCTGAAGATGTTCCACTTCTATCATTGCCATATCTATCTCCCTATGTAAGGAATAGCAACATTGTGTTTTTGACTACAAGTATTCTAAATCCTTACTTTCTATACCTTCTACATTTTATTACTACAAAAGGCTTTATACCAACCTATTATAATCCAATAAAAACTAGAATGCAAGCGTTTGCCTAAAATTTATGAAATTGAAAATTTTTCTCTTAAAGTGCTATTTTTATACTCAATGAAAATCAAAGAGCAAACTAGGAAGCTAGATGCAGGTAGCTCAAAGCACAGCTTTGAGGTTGCAGATAAATCTGACGTGGTTTGAAGAGATTTTCGAAGAGTATTAGTCCAAAATTCTGGCTTAATAGTCTCCTTAAAACACCAAAAAACCCACCCAATGGGCAGGTTTCTATTCTATATTATTCAGCTAGATTAAGCTTTACCTTCTGAACCGAATACGTCGATACGTTCTTCAACTGATGCTTGGATAGCTTTTACACCGTCAGCCAAGAATTTACGTGGGTCGAAGAGTTTTTTCTTGTCGTATTCTGCTTCGTTTGCTTCGTAATCACGAGCGAATTTACGAGTTGCGTTAGCGAATGCGATTTGGCATTCAGTGTTAACGTTAACTTTGGCAACACCAAGTTTGATAGCTGCTTGGATTTGCTCATCAGGAATACCTGATCCACCGTGCAATACGATTGGGAATCCAGGAAGAGCTTCTGTCAATTTTTGCAAGTGGTCAAGGTCAAGACCTTCCCAGTTTGCTGGGTAAGGACCGTGGATGTTACCGATACCAGCTGCCAAGAAGTCGATACCAGTTTCAACCATTGCTTTAGCGTCTTCGATTGGAGCCAATTCACCTTTACCGATGATTCCGTCTTCTTCACCACCGATAGTACCAACTTCAGCTTCTACTGAGATACCTTTAGCGTGTGCTTTTTCAACAACTTCTTTAGCCAATTTAAGGTTTTCTTCAACTGGAAGGTGTGAACCGTCAAACATGATTGAAGTGTAACCAACTTCGATACACTCAAGTGCATCTTCGTAGTGACCGTGGTCAAGGTGGATAGCTACTGGTACAGTGATACCCATTGATTCAACAAGGTTAGCGATCAAGTTGCGAGCAACTTTGTAACCACCCATGTATTTAGCAGCACCCATTGAAGTTTGGATCAAAACTGGAGCTTTTTTAGCTTCTGCTGCGCGCAAGATAGCTTGAGTCCACTCAAGGTTGTTTGTGTTAAATCCACCAACTGCATAACCGTTGTCACGAGCTGCTTGGACAAATTTTTCTGCTGAAACGATTGCCATTTTATCAGGCCTCCTGTATATTTTTATGGGTCATCCCATTTACATTGTTCATTTTATCACTTTTTGACAAAAAAATCTAGTTTTTCCCGCAGTTTCGATTGAATTTCTTCTAGCTTCATCTATGTAAACCCTTTCTCTCCCTAGTCTTAGGCGATTCTTGGAAAAGCTATGAAGAAGGTCAAACGATTCTCCTTCATCTCAAAACGATAAGGTAATTTTTCATGTTCCAATAGACTCTTGACCACAAAGAGCCCCATCCCAGAACCCTTGGCCTTGCGACTAGCATTATCAGAAAAAGACTGAGCCAGTTTTTCTTGTTCTTCAGGACTACAGCTATTCTCGATAAAAAGTTCCCCTTCTCTCTCTCCGATGCGGACCAAGCCGCCTGGAATGGAGTGCTTGATAGCATTGCTGATGAGATTAGACAGGATTAATTTCATCACAGATGGATTTAGATAAGCCTGCTGGTGGTTCAAACTATTGTCAATCTGAAGTTCTCTCTCCTTTGCTAGCAAAGAATAATCTTGAACTAGACTTTGCGTCATCTGGAGGAGATCTATTATTTCCCTATCATCTCGCAATTCCTGCACAGAAGAGAGAGAAAGTATCTGGAGAACGTGGTGATTGAGCTCATCCACAATTCCTAAGGCTACTCCCAGATAGCGGTCTCTATCCTTATAACGACCGATATTTTCTTTCATGTTTTCAATCAGGATTTTCAAACTAGCTAAGGGTGTTTTCAGTTCATGGGAAGCCCCTCGTAGGAATTCGACCTTCATCTTTTCCAGCTGGAGAATAGCTTCATTCTTGTCATGCAAGTCCGCAATGACAGTCAAAAGATGCTGGTAGAGGCTATTGATTTGTTCCTTGAGATCACCAATCTCATCCCTAGAATCCACGTGCAATCGCACTTGGGCATCCAGTTCCATCATTCTACGAGTTACTCGCTTGATTTCCAAAATCGGGGCAACAATGGTCCGAGCATAGATATAGGCTACCAAAAGGGAAATCAGAAAGGATGCCAGCAAGGTATAGGGAAGAAACTGGAGACTGATTTGCTCTGCTTCCTTTTGCAAATCCATGGACGCTAAAAACTGGAGAGTCATGGTACCACCGTCCTGCGTTTTCACCTCGCGCTCCTCGATAAAAAGAGAGGTTGTCTGGCGATCTGTATCCAGAGGAAGGCTGTCCTTTACTTCTAACTTGTCCTCGGTCATCTCGCCCTTGACGGTCCCCTTGATATCACTAGTCTGAGAATACAAGTCTAAGACTTGCTCGATATTCTGCCTATCCTTACCTTCTAGGGACTGGGCAATGGCTGTCGCTTTCTGACCAATGGTTTCCTGACGATGACTCAGATAAGTCGAAGGAAAAAGAAAATAAATAGCCAAATGAAGGCAGATAACCAGAACACTAAATATCGAGAAGGTATAGATAAATATCTTTGTAAATAAACCTGTTCGTTTCATTTTCGCTCCAATTTATAACCAACATTGCGCACAGTGAGGATGCAATCCAAGTCTAGCTTTTTCCGCAGTTCCTTGATATAAACATCAATGACACGGTCAAAGGGAACCTCATCTGTCGCTTTCCATACGGCATCGATTATCTGAGATCGAGTCAATGCCCTTCCTTCATTTTTCACCAGATAGTTCAAAATTTCCAACTCTTTAGCATTAACAGCCACTTCTTGACCTGCTAGGCTGGCACTGTAGCTCTCAAAGTCCACCTTGGTATCCTTATAGGAGAAGATTCGTCCCGTATCATAATAGCGCTTGAAAATCGCGTCTACCCTCACTTTTAAGAGGGACAGAGAAAAAGGTTTTTCCAGATAGCCATCTGCCAGAGAGGCAAAGGCACTCATCTTGTATTCCTCATCTTGAAAGGCGGTCAGCATCAAGACAGGGGCCTGACTAGTCTTACGAATCTCCGCTATGACTTCTAAGCCATTGAGCTTGGGCATCTGGATGTCCAGTAAAACCAAGGCTACTTCATAGCTGGAAAATTTTTCTAAGGCTTCTTGCCCATCTGCAGCCTCAATGGTTTCATAACCACAATCCGTCAAATAGTCACTGATCCCTTCACGGATCATCTCTTCATCTTCTACAATTAAAATTTTCATACTTTAACTGCTCTCTATTTTTTATTTTTCTTAGAATAAATACCTACTCTATTTTATTATATCCTCTTACTGGCCTTTTGTCTTTAAGAAACTGACCACTAGATAAAACAAAGAGAGCCTACCGCTCTCTCTGCTCACATTTGGCTCTCTATGGACTGAAAATTATTTAGCTGCTTTTGAAAATGTTACAACGTAATTATAATCTTTCCCATTAGCTTGATATACATAGTCCTCTTTGAAAGTATAGCCACGTTTGCTCAACTCTTCTTTCTTAGCATCAACTTGGTTCTTGACAGCTGCTTTAACCTGTTCATTTGTTGAACCTTCCGCGACTTCAAGAGGAGTTCCATTGATATCTCCTAGGAAACCTGCAATATCTTTCATTTGATCAAAGTTATAAAAAACATTGACTTTGACCTTTTGAGGAGCTGGCTGTTCTAGACTTCTACGATTTCT from Streptococcus mitis encodes:
- a CDS encoding ABC transporter permease; translation: MVKLWRRYKPFINAGVQELITYRVNFILYRIGDVMGAFVAFYLWKAVFDSSQESLIQGFSMADITLYIIMSFVTNLLTRSDSSFMIGEEVKDGSIIMRLLRPVHFAASYLFTELGSKWLIFISVGLPFLSVIVLMKILSGQGIVEVLGLTVLYLFSLTLAYLINFFFNICFGFSAFVFKNLWGSNLLKTSIVAFMSGSLIPLAFFPKVVSDILSFLPFSSLIYTPVMIIVGKYDANQILQALALQFFWLLVMVGLSQLIWKRVQSFITIQGG
- a CDS encoding ABC transporter ATP-binding protein; this translates as MAMIEVEHLQKNFVKTVKEPGLKGALRSFIHPEKQTFEAVKDLTFEVPKGQILGFIGANGAGKSTTIKMLTGILKPTSGFCRINGKIPQDNRQDYVKDIGVVFGQRTQLWWDLALQETYTVLKEIYDVPDSLFHKRMDFLNEVLDLKDFIKDPVRTLSLGQRMRADIAASLLHNPKVLFLDEPTIGLDVSVKDNIRRAITQINQEEETTILLTTHDLSDIEQLCDRIFMIDKGQEIFDGTVSQLKDTFGKMKTLSFELLPGQSHLVSHYEGFSDMAIDRQGNSLNIEFDSSRYQSADIIKQTLSDFEIRDLKMMDTDIEDIIRRFYRKEL
- a CDS encoding class II fructose-bisphosphate aldolase; this encodes MAIVSAEKFVQAARDNGYAVGGFNTNNLEWTQAILRAAEAKKAPVLIQTSMGAAKYMGGYKVARNLIANLVESMGITVPVAIHLDHGHYEDALECIEVGYTSIMFDGSHLPVEENLKLAKEVVEKAHAKGISVEAEVGTIGGEEDGIIGKGELAPIEDAKAMVETGIDFLAAGIGNIHGPYPANWEGLDLDHLQKLTEALPGFPIVLHGGSGIPDEQIQAAIKLGVAKVNVNTECQIAFANATRKFARDYEANEAEYDKKKLFDPRKFLADGVKAIQASVEERIDVFGSEGKA
- the vncS gene encoding sensor histidine kinase VncS codes for the protein MKRTGLFTKIFIYTFSIFSVLVICLHLAIYFLFPSTYLSHRQETIGQKATAIAQSLEGKDRQNIEQVLDLYSQTSDIKGTVKGEMTEDKLEVKDSLPLDTDRQTTSLFIEEREVKTQDGGTMTLQFLASMDLQKEAEQISLQFLPYTLLASFLISLLVAYIYARTIVAPILEIKRVTRRMMELDAQVRLHVDSRDEIGDLKEQINSLYQHLLTVIADLHDKNEAILQLEKMKVEFLRGASHELKTPLASLKILIENMKENIGRYKDRDRYLGVALGIVDELNHHVLQILSLSSVQELRDDREIIDLLQMTQSLVQDYSLLAKERELQIDNSLNHQQAYLNPSVMKLILSNLISNAIKHSIPGGLVRIGEREGELFIENSCSPEEQEKLAQSFSDNASRKAKGSGMGLFVVKSLLEHEKLPYRFEMKENRLTFFIAFPRIA
- the vncR gene encoding response regulator transcription factor VncR, which translates into the protein MKILIVEDEEMIREGISDYLTDCGYETIEAADGQEALEKFSSYEVALVLLDIQMPKLNGLEVIAEIRKTSQAPVLMLTAFQDEEYKMSAFASLADGYLEKPFSLSLLKVRVDAIFKRYYDTGRIFSYKDTKVDFESYSASLAGQEVAVNAKELEILNYLVKNEGRALTRSQIIDAVWKATDEVPFDRVIDVYIKELRKKLDLDCILTVRNVGYKLERK